The following is a genomic window from Falco cherrug isolate bFalChe1 chromosome 9, bFalChe1.pri, whole genome shotgun sequence.
atctgcaGGGGTGGCATCCATCACTGTACACCCTGCACCAGCCCCTGAGGCCAGGGACACCCCCAGGCCCCCACATATGACCCCCACACCGGCAAAGCCACCTCATTTGCAGGCTGAGCCCCACGGGCACTGTAGGGCTGTGGGGACGAGGCCTGTTTTCCACTGAGCTGGGGGCTGCTTTAGGACAGGGGCTGTCCCAGGAGCTGTGCCCTTCCAGGAGCAGTGGTGGAGCACACTGCTCCCATCCTCacctggagctggctgcagagccctgACACAGATCCGAGCTGGGGCATGCCCAGAGTCACTGCGTCCAAGAGACTGAAAAACTAAAATTGAAGCTTTTAGCTTAGAGATGCTGGAGAAGCCAGCAGTTTGAAGGTGTCCAGAGGTGCATTTGGTATAGATGTGGATTTCCAGCACTTTGCCCACAGTGTGTCCCACCAGGCAACACACTTCACCCTGGCTCATGCAAGACATTTCTCCCTGGTACACATGTGCCACGCAGGAGCTGGTTTCTCCTGTCCCCAGGGTTGGATGCAGTGGGTCTAAAAGACGGTTGTAGGAGTGAGCGAACGGCAATGACTACCAAAAAATTTGTCTGCGAGGGTAGAAATGAAGTGGGAGCTTAAGCGTGGCCaaacagagagaagcagcaggaaaaggaaattggGAACAGGAGGGGCAAAAGAGCCAGATGTGCCAGGACAAACAGGGAGAACTGAGACAGGACAAACTGCGATGGCAACACTTGAGTACAGGACCAGGAGAAGGGGTGAGCGGGGAGTTGGTGGAGGGGTCTGGGAAGGGTCTCATCAGTAGGTTGTTTTCACACAGTCATCAAACCCAGCAGTAAGGGGCTtggctttcccctgctccaagACAAGCTAAAGTCTGCCCAGGGAGGTCACACTTTGGAGTGGCAGTTCCCACTTCCCAAACTGGCAGAGTCCCTCACCTCCCCGCACAGAACAGGACTGCACAAGGAAAAGGTAGCAAACTCCAGCATAGCCCATACTCGCATTTAATAGTGAGGACAGGACAGACTGGGGCAGGCAGGTACGTTGGTGCAGAAGCACAGCTAGAAGAGCAGACACACCCTGCCCTCACGAAAGACAGACGTCATTTTAGGGATTAACCCTGCTAAAAGCATAAacccaaataattaaaaaaaaaaaaaaagagagagagaataataAATCCCAACCCATAGTTTTGTCTGGAACAGAGGTTTCTGCACGGTCTCCGAGGAATGGAATCAGACATTGCTGCTAAGGCTGTTTCACGTCAGACAATGTGGGGAATTCACATAGCGAAGTCAGGTGTTCAACATGGACATTTCAGTTCAGGACCCGTATCCTGCAGTGGAGATGGGAAGGGATGCGGAGCACATGAAGTCAGGCTTTCACAGAGACCACCCTCTGGAGGACTTTCTCTCCCCTAGGCAAGTTGCCTCCCATGTTCAGGGCACAGATATCACAGCAGGAAGTCCCCAAGAGCTGCTCCATGGTGCTGAGTACGTCTAAGCAAAGGCAAACCAGGCCCTTCATCCCCACTCTCCCACCTGCTTTCTGCAAGGAAGAAGGTGCACAAAACAAGGCTGCATCCACAAAAGGTGGAAGTAAGAGACCCAGAGAAGTGTCTACAAGATAGTGGGGTTCACTCATGTCCTTCACTAGGAAGCAAGGCCACAAGGACATACGTGGTTGCATCCACACTGGAAGAGGAGAATCAGTCCCAGATGAGTGTCCTGTCTCCCTGTGAGAGAAAAGGGCTCCCCAAGAGAGGACAGGTCTGGGCTATCCCTCCACCTACTGCACAAACCCGGGACACATTCAAAAGTACAGACAATAAAttaagattgaaaaaaaaaaaaaaagtcagcgtgtataatatatatatatatataatgtaacGTGCGTGTGATtgtgaaaaatagaaatgtcaTCCCCAGGAGAGAGCAAGGCACAACAGAAACACATCCCTGTCCCTCTCCTGAGCCCAGCACTACCCTGCTCCCGATTCACAGCAGAACCACACCAACGGGGCCATGCAGGGGGACAGGGGTTGCGCCTGGCACCCAGCTTCCCTCTGCCAAATGGGGCCTTGTGCCAAGGAGGAACTGGCTTCTTGATGGAGGAGTGGGGAAAAAGCCTAGCACTGGTCCCTTCATGACCTTCACGAGGAAGGGttgctgcaggcaggaaaagggagggaaagacaggaaaagcaaaatggaatAGCAGGGGCACCCCACACCTCCTCAACTGGCCAGAGCCCTGCCCCTCCCATGGCACAGACCACCACCGCTGTACcaagtggaaagaaaataaagccatAATAAGTCTATGCTTTGGTATGTAACCATCCCCCTCCCCTTGGTCCCCCCTGTGTTCCCCCCAACCATTATCTGTAAAACTTGTCAAATAAAATCTCTAGCGTGCCTTTATATTGCTTCCTGaaccttttcttcctcagcgCCTGCCttgcccccctctccccagcaggaTTCAGGGAGGTGCCTTGCTTGAGCCCCACCGGTTACAGCTTCTGCTCTCCCGACTGGATCCTGCTGAACGCTGCCTGGTCCAGCGGCAGGTAGCAGCCCTGCCTGGAGTCCAGGAAGTACAGCCTGTCCTTCACCAGCGCGGGGTCGAAGCCCTGCTTCCGCAGCTCCATCTTCTGGAACTTGTAAGTGCCTGGAGTGGGGGGTCAAGAAGGAATGAGGGTTCACTGGCTGCACACACTCCCATGCCCACTGCACTTGTGCTGCCCCAGACCCAGCCTCACACCTGCCCACCTGCACAGCACCAGAGGACCTGGGTACAGGCTCCatggggcagaggggctccatCCTGACCCTACCACAGACTGGGCTCCATCACCGTGTTTCCCCCCCAGGGGCTCCCACCAGTTCCGTGCCCAGTGCGAGCACACATGCCATGGCTCACTTGTCTTGGAGACTTCGTGCAAGAACCGTAGGAAGATGGGACGTGCGTACAACGGCAGGGCCTTTTTCAGCTTGCTGGCAAAGTCTTCTAGGTCACAGGAGTTCTCTGGGTCAGCGATGGCTGCCattcctgccttcccttcaATTCctaaaaggcagagaagaaggGAGAGCACTCAAGACAGACTGTTCCTGTAGCAtcatctcccccttccccatACCAGCAAGGCCTCTGGTGCAGACCCGGCTTTGTACAGAAGTGCTGGCACATCCAGCTGTCAGCGGCTGTGTCACCGCCCTGCGGCTAAGGCTACTAGCGACACCCTGCGGTCATGGTCACCTCCTCCCAGAGGAGGCACTTGTAGCTGGTCCAGAAAAGACACAGGGCCCTTCCAAACCAGCCAGAATCAGACCAAAGCTTGAGAGAAGGGGGAACCCTCTGGATTCTGCTAGGCACATCCCCAGCAGCCTCTTCCCAGCTTGCCCACGGGGCGCCTCGGTCCAGCCTCTTGCAAAAGGACACGTCGATCCGGATGTGCAGGACACACTCACATTCAAGTgccagagccctgcctgcctcccctgaTTGTCCTCTTCCCTCTCAGCTACCTGGGATCTCCACCCCATAAACCACCACGTCCGTCAGGTTGAGGATGCGGCTCAGTGTCCCCTCCACCTCTGTGGTGGAGACGTTCTCCCCCTTCCAGCGGAACGTGTCCCCAGTGCGGTCCCGGAAGTACATGTAGCCGTATTTGTCCATCACCAGGACATCCCCTATAGGAAAGTCAGGAACAGGCGAAAAATGAGATGTCAGAGGAGCCAGGAGCAACCAAGCATCTCAGGGCAGTGCCATGAGCCTGGGACAGCCCCCACACCCAGGCacccttctcctctgctctcagcagaTGGAGGGGCCCTGCTTGCTTCACCTGTGAGATAGGCAGTGTCCCCTTTTGTAAACACGTCCCTGGCGATTTTCTTGTTGGTGGCCGACTGATTCAGGTAGCCGTCAAAGTGCTGCAAGGGGTTGCTCTTGACAATGCGTCCCACCAGCTGGCCCGGCTCCCCTGCAAGGAGAAAATAGGGGATGAAGGGGGGAAGCAATCACCCACACCCAAGCAAAAAGGGTGTCTAATGGGGGTGGCAGGGTTTAACTGAGCAGACTCAAACCTAGGAAAATTATCTAGAAGTATCAGGAAAGACTTGCACAGAGCTGAGGAGACTTCTACCTGTGGCTGCCCTCACCTGGTTTGCAGGAGATACAGACACCATCTGGCCCCCGGATCAGCTCCATGGTGTCTTCATCCACCCTCACCAAGCCGATGGGGTACACACCTGGTAGGATCCTGCTGTTGAAGCCACACGACCCAACCTAGGACAGGAAGAGCTCAGAGCTGTGGGAAGCAGGGACATCTCTCCTGCCCTGAGCCCACTGTGCACGCGCATCCAGGATACCACATAGCCACCAATGCACAACAGCCAAAACCCCTCCAGGCTGATGGCAACCCACGACAAGCCTCTTGGGACAAGAAACCAGGAGCAAACAGCCCATCTGGGTTTCCAACCCTGCTCAAGCCAGCAGGCACTCTGTGGGACATGGGAGGTTGGTTGGAGCCTTACGTTGTTATCAAAATTTCCCAGGCTGCAGTTGCACTCTGTAGCCCCATAGAACTCAGCCACCTGGGTGATACCAAAGCGGGCCATGAACTCCCGCCAGATGGAGGCACGCAGCCCGTTGCCCAATGCCATGCGCACCCGGTGCTGCCGCTCCACCTCCTGGTATGGCTGGTTCAGCAGGTAGCGGCAGATCTCCCCGATGTACTGCACAATCTGTGAGGGACGGAGAGGAAAGATTCACTAGGACCTGTCTGACAGGCCCCCAGTTGTTTGCGGTTCAGGGCAGGTAGGAATGGCACAACATGCCCCAAGTCCCCTAAAGAGGCCATGGTAAAACCCAGGAATCCTGCCAGCTCATTCAGTGCCTGCCCTCCCCTGGTTAACCCACTCCTCCAGGCCATGAAACTTATCCAAGATCTCCTGGCTAATGCTGGAGCCCGGGAAGGGCTTGGACACATGGAGTTACCACCCCAGGTGGGAAGGACACACCCCACCACCTTGGAAGGTGGTTTGGGATGGATGGGCAGAACCAGTCTGGGCCTCCCgctcttccagcagctgggctcTCCCCAGCACCACATAGATGCCCAGGCTCCGTTCCCCACTCCCAGATGGCCCCTTGCCTCATGACCTCACCGTGCAGTTGTATTTCACGCAGTCCTCCCAAAAGTGTGAGGCTGAGAACTTCTTGCGGATGACAACTGTcatgccctgcagcaggcactgcccGATCCCCACGATGTTCCCTgcggggaggcaggcaggggagcccTCAGTCCCCAGGCAccgccagcccagcctgcctggggagAGGCCTGCCAGGGCAAGGTGGACACCACATGCTGGCTCACACCAGATGGGTGTTCAAAGCCCCCAGGACAACAGGCACCGGTGATGAGACATGTGGCAGTGAGATCTGGGGTGCTGCTTTGCACCTAGACATCCCATCACATctcagccaggcaggcaggcaccacttccccttccccccttgACTTTCCATGGGGACGCAGTAAGGAGCAGCTATACCAAAGCCAGGCTAGGAGCTGGGATAATGCCCCCCCGCCCACCTCCCAACTCCAAAGATCAGCCAGATCGATTCTTGGCTCGCAGGGGAAAAGTGGAAAGCCTCAGTCAgacactgccagcagcagttaGCTCCTCTTTGGCATGGAGACTGCTGCTACACCAGCCTTCAGCCTTccctgggctgggcagaggggaagagATGGCTCCAGCATGCAGGGCTCTGTACGGCACACATTACCTGCAGCGTGGTAGAGCGGGAGGCAGTCATACATCACATCGTCGGGCCTCATGCGAAAACCATAAAAAACCAAGCTGCACATGCGGAAGTacctggggtgggagggtgaAGAGGCACatcagcagcagggccagcggCGCTGTGCTAGGAcagggcagagctcagccccATCCTCCCCCAAGCCCATGTCCACGGCCTTACCGGCAATTCACCACAATGGCAGCCTTGGGCAGCCCTGTTGTCCCAGAGGTGTAGATGTAGAAGAGTTTATCTGGAAAGCAATGAGGAGACAACGTCATATACCCAACCTAGGAGCTGGCTGAACCTGGAGAGGGGGACAAGTGACATTTACACACTCTGCTTGTGCCAGTTGAGTCAAAACTTTGTTATGTGACAGCACCAAGAACATGCTGGGTTTACCCTGGGCAGATCAGGTGGTCTGTTGGACACATGGAGGGCACAACAGGATACTGCTCCATGCAGGGCTGGGCTTCAGGCACCAGCGTAAGACCCATCCCAAACACCTCATGCCCTGCTGCAGACATCTGCAATCAGCATCCCAAGCAGATGTTCTTGCCAATGTTGAACCAGCTGATTCACAAAAGCACCGCCACGAGTCTGGCCCCCAAGAGCTGACCACGTACCAAGAAAGCCCTTATCAGGGGGGGTTGGCTGGTGCCCCTGGGCCATTTTCAGGAGGGGATCCAGGTGTTTCGCACCAGGAAGCACAGACTTGGGGCTTCCTTCCCCAGACCAGAAGAGATGGATAGATTTCTCCAGGGAGGGCTGCACTTCCTGCATcgctgaaaaagcaaaagaggggagatggagaaaaACCACAGGGTGGTTACAGCACAGAGATTCCCTGCCCTCCCAGACGGTCTCAGGGAGACGCTGCCCCAGGTAGCAGTACCCTCACTGTACTTGGCAGACCCCAAAGGGCCGACAACCATCCCAGGCAGATGTTGTTCCCATGACTAACAGCTACTGGGGCCACAGCCCAGGCCTCTTTAGGGACCAGAAGATCCTGTTCTCCACCTCTCCCCAGCCAAAACCTCTTTGGTGCCAAGAGGTCTGTTGACACCATCAACCTCAGAGGCGTGGACTGAAACACGAGGATCTGGAGCCAAGGTGTTGCAGGGATGTGGCTAAGAGCCACAGAGAGCAAGGGGAGGCTCAGCCcatgcagcagggcaggctcaGCCCAGAGGATGGACCTGAGAGGCACAAGCAATGATCCTCACACCCAGGCTGGCCTGCTTGGGAGCCAGACAGCACTGAACTCCAGATCCTGCCCGCTGTCCAAAGggatcaagaagaaaaaaaacaaccaacaaacaaatcCAATTCCTGGATAATTCAACTGTCCACTCTTCTAGATccctgctctgtggtgggcaggaAAGGAACACTAAATCCATAGACACCCCCATCTACAGTCCAATGCACCCCGATGCATCTGCCTGCCCCTCACCTTCCATCATCTCCACTCCAAAAACCACAGCCTTGGAGTTGGAGATGGTGATGCAGTGCAGCAACGCCTCCATGCGCAGGTGAGAATTCACAAGGGCAGTCTCCACCCCAATCTTGGCCAAGCCAAGCCACAGCCCCACATACTGATTGCAGGACTCCATGAAAAGGGCCACCACGTCACCAGAGCGGAAGCCTTGGCCATAGAAGAAATTGGCCACGCGGTTGGAGTACTCATCCAGCTGCCGGAAGGTCCAGCTCTCGCCTGTGCCTTGGAAGATCAGTGCTGTCTTCTCTGGATACTTGCTTGCAGTCTTCTGGAAAATCTTGGCAATTGTGTTCTTCGCCTTCACATGCCTCCATACCTGCCACTTCACCCGCAGCAGGACCAGCCCCGTGCTGCCAAAGGAAGGGGAGCATGAGGGAAGCTGCTCAGTGACCCCTGCAAAACCACTTcctccagcaaagccagcaaAGCATGAGGACCTTTCTAGGAGCTGCAacagcccagcactgctccagGCCCTATTctagctcagcagcagctctctgtgcttccctgagcagcagggaCATAGGCAGAGCTCATCTACAAAAATGCTTATAGCCAGGAACGGATGGAGGCCAGGGAGAGATGTGCCCCAATCAAAGGGGCATCTTTGAGCCTCGGGTGCTCTCCAAGAGATGGCACCACTCCCTCCCCACAAATCCTtgccaggctggcacagcctggtACCAGCTCAGAACTGACCCTGCACAAACACCTCGTGCCACGCCAGCATCTTTAGGGACAGGGTGAAGTACAAGGACAGTCATTAGACTTCAGAGCTCAGCTGAAATCTATCTTTCCCGTGAAAACTTTGCCCAAGAGTTTGGAGCcgcccaggcacagcagagagagaTCTCCTTCCAGCCAGTCTGGGTGCCAGCAGAAACCCAGGGCTGTGCAAGGAGCTGGGGACTGCACTCACAAACACACCGGGGCAgagcagtgggctggggggagggtgGATGGTTGGtccatcccagccaggacaCCTACGTGACGTCCCTTCGTATCGTCTTGatgaatatgaggaagaagtCCCATCCGCCAGATCCCAGGTAGAAGATGAAGAGAGCGGGGATGGCCTGGGCCCAGGACAGCTCCAGGCTGACcctgaagaacagcagcagtgccgCAAAAGCAGCCAGACGCAGCATCGTGGcctgcagagggagagagaaaccACGGCCATCAACCCCCACACGCTGGACTTGGTGATAATGAACCCATGGGCGGGGGATGCATTAGCAGCCCCCAATTTCCTGGATGAGGTCCCTGAGTCATCACTCCTCTTGGTAGTGAGGACATAACCCAGTAGCCCAGAGCTCCCACAGATGTAACTTTATCAGACCTTGGAGATGGCCTCCAATTAAACCACCAGCACGGCACTGCTTGGTGCCAGTCGAGAGCCTGGCTATTCCCTCTTGGGGAGCCACATCCTGCACACGAGCCAGGGGCATGGCCACGCCTCAGCAGTGTCAGATGCAGGATAAAGTCACTTCATGGATGAGGGAGTGGAGTCATGGCAGGAGACCTTGTGCAGATGTTTGGCAGGCACCAAGGTggtgccaggcagggctggctcagCCCCTCACTCCCAGCCTGGCAAGGCCCCGCTCCAAACTCCTCCCTACCCCAGGGACCCCCTGTCCTCATAACTGAGGTCTCTGAGgcctccagcaccagctctgctgcacacCTGGCTCCGGGAAAGCCAGCATGGCTGGTGGGAGAGCACAGCTTCACccacttcccagcacagctcagacAGGAACAGGGACAGGAAACTCAGTCCTTTGAGCACTGCTTGTGTTTGCAAACCCTCGTGTCGGCAGGCAGTTTCCTGGCCTGACTGTGCTGGAGACACGGCCAGAGCGGGTTGAGGATGATGGCAATCACAGGcatgccctggccaggctggagtGGGCAGAACAAGGGCTTTCACTGCTGCCAGGAGTGCCCAGACCCCTGCCCCATGGCCTGTGGACAGCAACAGAGTCTCTGGTACTTATCCCCTAAAACCAGTatctctgtccccatcccaaacacaccccagaTGTGGCTCTAAGACTCACAGGAGACTGTGATCTAGCAAAGGCTCTTTTTGGGTGACAGCATCAAGCAGAGGAAAGGGACAGCAACATGAGCCTCGCAGCTCAAGGGCTCCTAGATAAAACTGGTCCTTCCTGGCATGGACATAGgctgaagaggaaggaaatattCATGtcatttccctttccctcttcaAGGATTCCCTGCTCAGAAGCTGGCAGCCCTGAGTGGGCTGTGCCACAGCCGGCGGGGCCAGAAGCCACGCTTTTggctttccctctgctctgtgcagttCAGGGAGCCTCTGTGGATTTGGTACGAGACGCTGGCAGGGTGGCAGCCAAGGCAGCACCACGTGTCCCTGTGCCCTGGCATGTCACGCAGGCTGTCTCACCTCTGAGCCGTGCCACCTGCCACcggcagcaggctgggatgcacCACAGCACAAGATGCTGCGGCTGGGTGAGGGCCTG
Proteins encoded in this region:
- the SLC27A4 gene encoding long-chain fatty acid transport protein 4, which translates into the protein MLRLAAFAALLLFFRVSLELSWAQAIPALFIFYLGSGGWDFFLIFIKTIRRDVTTGLVLLRVKWQVWRHVKAKNTIAKIFQKTASKYPEKTALIFQGTGESWTFRQLDEYSNRVANFFYGQGFRSGDVVALFMESCNQYVGLWLGLAKIGVETALVNSHLRMEALLHCITISNSKAVVFGVEMMEAMQEVQPSLEKSIHLFWSGEGSPKSVLPGAKHLDPLLKMAQGHQPTPPDKGFLDKLFYIYTSGTTGLPKAAIVVNCRYFRMCSLVFYGFRMRPDDVMYDCLPLYHAAGNIVGIGQCLLQGMTVVIRKKFSASHFWEDCVKYNCTIVQYIGEICRYLLNQPYQEVERQHRVRMALGNGLRASIWREFMARFGITQVAEFYGATECNCSLGNFDNNVGSCGFNSRILPGVYPIGLVRVDEDTMELIRGPDGVCISCKPGEPGQLVGRIVKSNPLQHFDGYLNQSATNKKIARDVFTKGDTAYLTGDVLVMDKYGYMYFRDRTGDTFRWKGENVSTTEVEGTLSRILNLTDVVVYGVEIPGIEGKAGMAAIADPENSCDLEDFASKLKKALPLYARPIFLRFLHEVSKTSTYKFQKMELRKQGFDPALVKDRLYFLDSRQGCYLPLDQAAFSRIQSGEQKL